ATTACTAAATTGTTTCTTAATGTTACAGATATTAGTTTATTATGTTAGAGATATGATTTGATGACATTAAATAgggaaatttaatataattgacagggaaatattaaaatatttcctATTATTAGATATTGGTTTTGTtcgttattatttttcttcattatacCCATGTGTGTACCCAACACATGAAATTCATTATAATgtccacaatttttttattgtatgtgtTATATGTTGAGGCTTTATGAATAGATTTTAGGTGCTCCTTATTGCTGTTGAACATATTTTAGCATCAGTTGCAATTGTGATACATGTTTAAATCGTCACCGAGGGTGTATCTCTAATGGTCATTTTAGCTGTAAagttttgttattcttttatttaatatgtgaCCATGCAAGTACAAGAATTGTATAACCCCGAATTTAGTTTTTGCTTGAAATGATGAAAGCTAGATTCTCATGATTTAATCTTTTCAATGAATAGCAGTGAGGGAATACAAATAGAGTACATTGCCATCTTCATTGCAATATTATTTCCTGGTGCACTGGTTGCCTATGAATTGTTCCAGACTGTGCCTCATTGGACTGCTCTCCGTGTGTATTCTGCTGGCATTTGGCACAATGCAGTCGTAAGTTGAATAGAATAGGATCCGTTGATACTAGTATTAAGGATGGACACTTGAACTACTTGATaacctttttttcttgtatgttctagaatttaaaaagaaattgaaaatatatactTGTTAAAGAAGGGAAAGCAATATGTACCATTTCTTGATTGGTCCAGTTGAATTAAATTTGTCCTATTTCACTAAACTTTTAGCTCATGGCAGTTGCACTAGGTCTAGTTGTTTAAGCTTTTCAGAGAGTTGATCCTTGCTTGTTGCCTCTATGGccaattattatatcattttttatgtttacaagtaataaaatatgattaatcaattataaaaatatcttttcaaaGCTATGGATCACTACTAAAGTTGCCATCATTCTGCTTCAGTGTCTTTGGAGTTGGTCACTATCCTATGCCATCCAAGGTTTTGATGATTTCAAGATGTGCAGTTAAGCTTTTGATTGCCTTTAAATATGGTTCGTTCTGAGTTGTCAATAACACACTCAATTTTAATTGTAAGGGGGAAACCGTTGAGGGAGTCTCTCTATTTTCTTGTAtctctcttattctttttgTACAGTCTGTTCAGTACCTTTTTCTGATATTTATTTTCAGATTCCGAACAGACTCCTCGAGGTGTTTGAGAGACCTGGCCTCTCACTCCCTATTCCACTCCTAAGGAACCCCACTTCTAATTCTTCCTTGTGGTACCCTCTTCCCTTTCAGTTACGTCACTAATCAGCTAATTCGTAGACTAGTTTCTGTTACTAACTGATTCAGGCatgctgaggcatctaacattgAATTAAACCAATTAGGTGAAATTATATACCATATAAGTATTATATGATCAACTGAATAAAAAACTGACAAAATCTTTGTAAAATGTTTAGGTAAGTTTATATATTAGCATCAAAAGATCATATTGTTCTgcaaaatacataataataataataataatacaaatactaaattaactgaattaaataattttatattgattaaatatgCTTAGGATGTACCATATAAAACAGAAACTGTACAGAAGTTACCAATCAATATATCACTGACACAAAGGCTTGGGTTCAACAGTggtatttttgttaaaataaaattgaaatggtCTTCAATCCAACCATGACTGGCTGTGTGTGGTTCGGATGGTTCGAACCTGGTGTGACAGTTCAATGACCAGTTTTTAAATACTGATTTTAGTGGCTAGACTGAACTGATCAAAGGACTGGCTCACAGTCGAATTAGTTGGCCCGACTAGCCTGGTCCAGTTTTCTCAATCATGATTATATCTGTACCATAGCTCCAGAATAATTACAACTCATCAAAATCTTGCATGAAAATAATCCTGTATGATGATATTCTAACAGATCTTAAGTAGCGCAATATGACTTTTGGAAGAAATCATCTAAAGTTAATTAATTGGTGTAAGTTTCATTTTGTTCTGCATTGGTGTCATTAGATCCTGAGTTTCTATTCTTATAATTTTGGGAGTATCCATGTctttagtttgatttttaaatgaTCGAGATTGCTAATTTCATTTGTACACCTTCTACAATTTTCTAGTGTTGTGCAGCTTGCGGACTGGCATTATTCTTCTTGCCCTTGATCTTGTTTCCCTTTTACAGCAGTGGTCACAATCCCATGgtacttttttttaaaccatTTCAGGTTTATCATTTTGTTTGGTTCTTATATATCTTGCCCTTTCTTTTTGCATGTTGGTGGCTACATGGGAGCAGGTTTTGAATGTACCCCCAACCTCACCTTTGTCTGGTTATTTAGCTCCTGGTGACGTTATTCTGTCGATAGATGATGTATCCATCAGAAATGCACAAGAATGGTTGAAGCTCAATACGTTGACATATAATGTTAAGCTTAATAATGTAAATCTTTCTCATCGCACTGGAGAATTGGAGACTGTCAATAAAATGAAGGGTTATTGTGTCCCTAGTTTTATGATGGAAGAAATCAAAATCACCAAATGGCTGGGAAATCAACATGTTTGTCCCGGTGAACTTACTGCCTTTGTAAAATTATGCTCTGCTAATGGTACACTTCATGATGGTCAGAATAAAACTGATCTTTTGAACATTGGACGGAGTATGTACTGCTTAAAAGCTAAAGATGTCGTCAAGCGTAAGAGGTGTGGTGATGACAGGGGACTAGCCACATTAAGGGGAGGTGGCTGTACGTGCCTTCAGGTAGACAATTGTTTTAACGTTTATGAAATTACTAATTTATGCCAATGTGTCTACTCTGTTCCTTTTACACTATACCTcgatatttaagaaaataactaGCAACTGAATGTTCTTGGATATTTTTCACAGGATGAATTTTGTTTAGCTCCAGTTCAGGAGCCTGGATTGGTGTGGGTTGAGATTGCATATTCAAGTCCTTCTCGTGAATGTTTGTCACATGAACAAAACAGATTTCAATTTTCTAAGACTTCCGGTGTTAAGGCAACTAATTGTGGTGggacttttatttttgttggtgACGTCGTCTCTATGGCACATTCAATTAAGCTAACATCATATCAGCCTCGATGGGGACCACAAATTGTTGCATACTTTCCAAGTATACTGGAAAGGATATTAATATGGACATTTCATACCTCTCTTGCGCTGGCTCTTTTCAATGCTTTGCCTGTAAGTGATGAATACGTTCTTCCTTATGTTAGGCATTACCAAGCATATACAAGTAGATATTATCCCTGAATATAAGTTATCAGCTCTATGTTTGATGCTTTAGTGTGATATAGAAGACTATCTATAACTTCACCTCAGACAACAAGAAGCTGTTCAATGAAGATAAAAGAGAGgctaactaaaaaaaatgaaaaattagagtaGTTGCTAATCTTTTTTGAGtaagttaattatatttagagtATAATTGACGTTCAATGGATTATTAGAATACATGTACCCTTCTGCATATTATGATGAATTTAAGGGGTTTGTAGTCTAGTTATAAGCTCGTTGGGTTCTAATTAAAGAAAGGTAGTTCTTCTAAAAAGTGTTACTAAAATTGTTAACTGTATGCTCTTTTTGTTGCTTCCAATGCTGTTTTAAGGAGAAATTTAGATCAGATTAATAGATCAGAAAACAATAGTCAGTTTACTTTTTTACGATAggcttattttttttaaagttaggttaaattaatatgcaattcaatgaaatatttgacaattttaaattgataCCTATGTTTTAAAAGACTATAAATGGAGCCTTAAAtgtaaaagtcatttttaattgtgttgttTACTACCGTGAAATTAAGGTTTTTGCAGGGTTCCGTCAAGCAGAGGACCTAATTGAACATTCTTATTCTTAAATAGTTCaggaatttattgaaaaattaaattagctGCTTAAactgtttaaatattttcaattaggtccccgCTCTCTAGGTGGAGTTCTGATGGAACTCAGGGAGGTTCctcaataaaattgattaattagtTCAAATACATACTTACAAACGTTAagagaattatttaaaaatctcAAAATAGTCCACCGTCTTACAAATTAATTGGACCACTATGTTAACAGTAAACAAATGTAAGAATATGAAGGCAGAAATATTAATGTCTGGCCATCTCGCTTTATGTTGCATAGTTTTCAGATTTTCTTGAGTAATTACTGTTTAGACAAGGATAACGTGTACTTCATAGCAAATGGCCAAGTGGAAAAGAGCTAGGATTGTATTTATCTCAATCTGCTCATTGTTGATCAAAGAAACTGTTagtttttctatcttttgcCAGTTGatatttgaagaaaatgattTGGTTTGTTTAATCCCGTATAAACTGCTTTTATTGATGGAATGAAGATTGAAAGGAATGTAGAATATGTGAAAGTCTTTTGAAGTATACTATTATACTTGTATTGAATTTCCTCTTATAATGATATGATATTATCAGGTCTATCTTCTGGATGGTGAATATATTTTAGATGCAACTTTATGCCACTTTACTTCTCTAAGCTccaggaagaggaagaaggttCTTAGAGTATGCCTTCTTGGTGGGTCACTTGTTTCTATTATTGTCTGTTTCCGAGAACTActtcagttttattttttttaatatcatcgtttatttaaatttttctttgat
This genomic stretch from Vigna radiata var. radiata cultivar VC1973A chromosome 7, Vradiata_ver6, whole genome shotgun sequence harbors:
- the LOC106765870 gene encoding membrane-bound transcription factor site-2 protease homolog isoform X2, whose translation is MEEVEGRRIRRFVPQRLSRRRLLPLHSSSSSSSSSNISNTVSCCYCDYKISSFNTPLFLLGRRYSRFFKIWFSIGVGFSLSALFGVSVILLWELARTLQLCGGSIKLGNFASTWLFGLPPLLPGLSLSLADVGYACVSTIISVSVHEFGHAVAAASEGIQIEYIAIFIAILFPGALVAYELFQTVPHWTALRVYSAGIWHNAVCCAACGLALFFLPLILFPFYSSGHNPMVLNVPPTSPLSGYLAPGDVILSIDDVSIRNAQEWLKLNTLTYNVKLNNVNLSHRTGELETVNKMKGYCVPSFMMEEIKITKWLGNQHVCPGELTAFVKLCSANGTLHDGQNKTDLLNIGRSMYCLKAKDVVKRKRCGDDRGLATLRGGGCTCLQDEFCLAPVQEPGLVWVEIAYSSPSRECLSHEQNRFQFSKTSGVKATNCGGTFIFVGDVVSMAHSIKLTSYQPRWGPQIVAYFPSILERILIWTFHTSLALALFNALPVYLLDGEYILDATLCHFTSLSSRKRKKVLRVCLLGGSLVSIIVCFRELLQFYFF
- the LOC106765870 gene encoding membrane-bound transcription factor site-2 protease homolog isoform X1 → MEEVEGRRIRRFVPQRLSRRRLLPLHSSSSSSSSSNISNTVSCCYCDYKISSFNTPLFLLGRRYSRFFKIWFSIGVGFSLSALFGVSVILLWELARTLQLCGGSIKLGNFASTWLFGLPPLLPGLSLSLADVGYACVSTIISVSVHEFGHAVAAASSEGIQIEYIAIFIAILFPGALVAYELFQTVPHWTALRVYSAGIWHNAVCCAACGLALFFLPLILFPFYSSGHNPMVLNVPPTSPLSGYLAPGDVILSIDDVSIRNAQEWLKLNTLTYNVKLNNVNLSHRTGELETVNKMKGYCVPSFMMEEIKITKWLGNQHVCPGELTAFVKLCSANGTLHDGQNKTDLLNIGRSMYCLKAKDVVKRKRCGDDRGLATLRGGGCTCLQDEFCLAPVQEPGLVWVEIAYSSPSRECLSHEQNRFQFSKTSGVKATNCGGTFIFVGDVVSMAHSIKLTSYQPRWGPQIVAYFPSILERILIWTFHTSLALALFNALPVYLLDGEYILDATLCHFTSLSSRKRKKVLRVCLLGGSLVSIIVCFRELLQFYFF